Proteins from a genomic interval of uncultured Flavobacterium sp.:
- a CDS encoding M17 family peptidase N-terminal domain-containing protein → MKNLSIFSKYRLRYTALILFITIFANTALAQTAALGTKVTWGKVDGVAVNGLVQGPSTAEADLQVACVFEYTEGDIFNPPALPANLNGMVHLDDALKGIITELRKSGKFTGHALETLLITPPKGTLASKQLLLIGLGDRNKFTPDLMISVGSTAMREALRLGVSNYSFASDIKDAGIDSPTALVATNVVLGSFEAYRTQTYLKDKKLSDCKPLTQITLLAGPAFYNVAGEGIKEAIAKLNAK, encoded by the coding sequence ATGAAAAATTTATCGATTTTCTCAAAATACAGACTTAGATATACTGCTCTAATTCTTTTTATCACAATATTTGCAAATACTGCTTTAGCACAAACCGCTGCACTTGGAACAAAGGTTACCTGGGGAAAAGTAGACGGAGTTGCCGTAAACGGATTGGTTCAGGGACCATCAACAGCCGAAGCCGATTTACAAGTTGCCTGTGTTTTTGAATACACAGAAGGTGATATTTTTAACCCTCCAGCCCTTCCTGCAAACTTAAACGGAATGGTACATTTGGATGATGCCTTAAAAGGAATTATTACCGAATTACGCAAAAGCGGAAAATTTACAGGTCATGCCCTTGAAACTTTACTGATTACACCTCCAAAAGGTACCTTGGCATCCAAACAATTATTACTTATTGGTCTTGGTGACCGCAATAAATTTACACCAGATTTAATGATTAGTGTAGGAAGTACAGCAATGCGCGAAGCACTACGTTTAGGTGTTAGTAATTATTCTTTTGCAAGTGATATCAAAGATGCCGGAATCGATTCTCCAACCGCTTTAGTAGCGACAAATGTAGTTTTAGGATCTTTTGAAGCTTACAGAACACAAACTTATTTAAAAGATAAAAAATTATCAGACTGTAAGCCATTAACACAAATCACGCTGCTTGCCGGTCCTGCTTTTTACAATGTTGCCGGCGAAGGAATCAAAGAAGCAATTGCAAAACTTAACGCTAAATAA